In Nostoc sp. CENA543, a single genomic region encodes these proteins:
- a CDS encoding glycosyltransferase family 4 protein, which translates to MILNNYQNSATTVWHIGGEDIRFRIPLLLKLRAKGFNVGAVGSEDGNTFLEHQIPYFKYTLDRGINPWADINSRIQLFNLFSQYKPDIIHAFDTKPGIIAPMMAMKAGIPGRVRTITGMGYVFSSQSILALALRPIYRYLQRQAAVATGITIFQNNDDRQYFQNHKMIQDGRDDLVLGSGIDVEALIKKRPQPEELAQIRKALGLEEQLVVTMISRLVVSKGVREYLQAANIVCQRMKNVTFLLVGPLASEGRQAVSMQEVQKQAQTVRYLGPRNDIPSLLSLTDIFVLPSYYREGVPRVLLEAATMERPLITTDMPGCKEVVRDGWNGLLIPPKNPQALATAILQLLSSQAQRTLMGQRSRLHVHQHFSLDQVADAYANIYHRVLKQPSLAIRR; encoded by the coding sequence ATGATATTAAATAATTATCAAAATTCTGCAACTACTGTTTGGCACATTGGGGGAGAAGATATCCGCTTTCGTATTCCTTTGTTGCTAAAACTTCGGGCAAAAGGTTTTAATGTTGGGGCTGTTGGTTCTGAAGATGGAAATACTTTTTTAGAACATCAAATTCCCTATTTTAAATACACTTTAGATCGAGGAATTAACCCTTGGGCTGATATTAACTCCCGTATCCAACTTTTTAATTTATTTAGTCAGTACAAGCCAGATATTATTCATGCGTTTGATACTAAACCAGGTATCATTGCACCGATGATGGCAATGAAAGCCGGAATCCCTGGGCGTGTGCGGACTATAACTGGAATGGGCTATGTTTTTTCTTCTCAATCAATTTTAGCCCTTGCCCTCAGACCCATATATCGTTACCTCCAGCGTCAAGCTGCGGTAGCTACTGGAATCACCATATTTCAAAACAATGACGATCGCCAATATTTTCAAAACCATAAAATGATACAAGATGGCCGGGATGATTTGGTGTTGGGATCGGGTATTGATGTCGAAGCACTGATCAAAAAACGTCCCCAACCAGAGGAACTGGCACAAATCCGAAAAGCATTAGGTTTAGAAGAACAGCTTGTAGTCACGATGATTTCCCGTCTGGTTGTGTCTAAAGGGGTAAGGGAATATCTTCAGGCTGCTAACATCGTCTGTCAGCGTATGAAAAATGTCACGTTTCTCTTAGTTGGGCCTTTAGCTTCAGAGGGAAGACAAGCCGTATCCATGCAAGAAGTTCAAAAGCAAGCGCAGACTGTTCGCTATCTCGGCCCTCGTAATGATATTCCCAGTTTGTTGAGTTTAACCGATATCTTCGTGCTGCCGAGTTATTACCGTGAAGGAGTTCCCAGGGTGTTATTAGAAGCTGCAACTATGGAACGGCCTCTAATTACAACTGATATGCCTGGTTGTAAAGAGGTTGTACGAGATGGTTGGAATGGTTTACTGATTCCTCCCAAAAATCCCCAGGCTTTGGCTACAGCAATTCTGCAACTTCTCAGTTCTCAAGCACAAAGAACCTTAATGGGACAAAGAAGTAGGTTACACGTTCACCAGCACTTTAGTCTTGATCAAGTAGCAGATGCCTATGCCAATATCTACCACCGAGTTTTAAAGCAACCGAGTTTAGCTATCAGAAGGTAA
- the asnB gene encoding asparagine synthase (glutamine-hydrolyzing), with product MSADEIGNIVENMCQSLIHRGPDDSGIWIDGEVGIAIGHRRLSIVDLSPEGHQPMISFDGRYVIVFNGEIYNFLELKKQLQQLGYKFRGHSDTEVMLSSFCEWGVLEATKRFNGMFAFALWDRQEQVLHLGRDRLGEKPLYYGWCGNTFMFASELKALKAHPHFQAEINRDALALFLRFSYIPTPYSIYQGIYKLPPATLLSCHEKTSNSQPIPYWSAKTVVESGVASPFPGSEAEAIVHLEALLKDAVKMRMLADVPLGAFLSGGVDSSTIVALMQVQSPQPVKTFSIGFHEQDYNEAQYAKTIAQHLGTDHTEFYVTSQEALAVIPKLPNLYDEPFADASQLPTFLVSQLARNHVTVTLSGDGGDELFAGYNSYVWGRSIWQKIGWIPKTVRHSLAKALTSVSPQTWNRGFAAVDAILPAKLKLAGSGDKLHKLASILGVPHPDAMYANLVSHWPAPEAVVIGSCELSTVLNNPKLWANLSDFTERMMYWDLISYLPDDILVKVDRASMGVSLESRVPYLDHRVVEFAWQIPLSMKIRSHQGKWLLRQVLYKYVPQALIERPKMGFDMPIDSWLRGSLREWAENLLDESRLRTEGYLHPRPIRQKWEEHQRGDRNWQSYLWDVLMFQAWLEVS from the coding sequence ATGTCTGCTGACGAGATTGGTAATATAGTCGAAAATATGTGTCAATCTCTAATTCATCGTGGCCCTGATGATAGCGGAATTTGGATAGATGGAGAGGTTGGTATTGCCATCGGACACCGAAGACTTTCCATAGTAGACCTTTCACCCGAAGGACATCAACCGATGATATCGTTTGATGGTCGGTATGTGATTGTTTTCAATGGAGAAATTTATAATTTCCTGGAGTTAAAAAAGCAGTTACAACAACTGGGATATAAATTTCGGGGTCATTCTGACACGGAGGTGATGTTATCTAGTTTCTGTGAATGGGGTGTTTTAGAAGCTACCAAACGGTTTAATGGAATGTTTGCTTTTGCTTTATGGGATCGTCAAGAACAGGTTTTACACTTGGGACGCGATCGCCTGGGTGAAAAGCCCTTATATTATGGGTGGTGCGGTAATACTTTTATGTTTGCCTCAGAATTGAAAGCCCTCAAAGCCCATCCCCACTTTCAAGCAGAAATCAACCGCGATGCTTTGGCTTTATTCTTACGTTTTTCCTACATTCCTACACCCTATTCAATCTATCAAGGCATCTATAAATTACCACCTGCAACTCTCTTAAGTTGCCATGAGAAAACAAGTAATTCCCAACCTATACCCTATTGGTCTGCAAAAACTGTTGTAGAATCGGGTGTTGCTTCTCCCTTCCCAGGTTCAGAAGCAGAAGCCATAGTACATTTAGAGGCACTACTAAAGGACGCAGTCAAAATGCGAATGCTTGCAGATGTGCCTTTAGGTGCTTTTTTGTCGGGGGGGGTAGACTCTTCGACAATTGTCGCTTTGATGCAAGTTCAAAGTCCGCAACCAGTGAAAACATTCAGCATTGGTTTTCACGAACAAGATTACAATGAGGCTCAATATGCTAAAACTATCGCCCAGCATTTGGGTACAGACCATACAGAGTTTTATGTCACCTCCCAAGAAGCACTAGCAGTTATACCCAAACTACCCAATTTATATGATGAGCCATTTGCCGATGCTTCCCAACTGCCAACCTTTTTAGTATCTCAACTAGCTAGAAATCATGTCACCGTCACTCTTTCTGGTGATGGAGGTGATGAATTATTTGCTGGATATAACAGCTATGTTTGGGGACGCAGTATTTGGCAAAAGATAGGTTGGATACCGAAAACAGTTCGTCATTCCCTAGCCAAAGCATTAACCAGCGTTTCCCCCCAGACTTGGAATCGAGGTTTTGCGGCTGTAGATGCAATTTTGCCAGCAAAACTTAAACTAGCAGGTTCCGGCGATAAATTACATAAGTTAGCCAGCATCTTAGGAGTTCCTCACCCCGATGCTATGTATGCCAATTTGGTATCCCATTGGCCAGCACCAGAGGCAGTGGTCATTGGTAGTTGTGAACTCAGCACCGTGTTGAACAATCCCAAATTGTGGGCAAATTTATCAGATTTCACAGAACGCATGATGTATTGGGACTTAATTAGCTATTTACCGGATGACATCTTAGTAAAAGTAGATCGTGCCAGTATGGGCGTTAGCTTGGAAAGTCGTGTGCCTTATCTAGACCATCGTGTTGTAGAATTTGCTTGGCAAATTCCCTTGTCAATGAAAATACGTAGTCATCAAGGTAAATGGTTATTACGGCAAGTTTTGTATAAATACGTACCCCAAGCATTAATTGAGCGGCCAAAAATGGGATTTGATATGCCGATTGATAGCTGGTTACGTGGGTCTTTACGGGAATGGGCAGAAAATTTGCTAGATGAGTCTCGATTGCGAACCGAAGGATATCTGCATCCTCGACCGATTCGGCAGAAGTGGGAGGAACATCAAAGAGGCGATCGCAATTGGCAGTCCTATCTGTGGGATGTATTGATGTTTCAAGCATGGTTAGAAGTTAGCTAA
- a CDS encoding nucleoside-diphosphate sugar epimerase/dehydratase: MSNLFLKLHRHLQKYFRGSHQGLLNFRNKYLIILDAVIFANTPLLALFLTADSKIGLQTYIFDLGRVTIVFLIVKIVVLWNLRFYNLYWRYASIEELINLSFSMGITVVIQKLIFYNLDFLPYFIAAKLPPSLPLVDGLLAFFLVGGVRFSIRILERINQKYIGFSLQERVLIIGAGNAGIRLVEEMQRNPQLGFNPIAFIDDDPRKLHAKIRGISVVGDRYTIPDVIQSLQIQKVIIAMPTVAGTVIREIVDICKATGIQTSTLPGIHEILNGRVRVDSIRDVRIEDLLRREPIQTDIEQVSQFLKGKAVLITGAGGSIGSEICRQICKCRPAEIMLIGHGENSVFNIHQELEQLIKILKEDGKAQGYTPRIHTFIADIRFQERLKHAFEKFRPDVIFHAAAHKHVPLMELNSPEAITNNVLGTKNLLDMALKYDVQNFVMISTDKAVNPTNIMGASKRVAEMLVLQAAKDSGKSYVAVRFGNVLGSRGSVVPTFKKQITAGGPITVTHPDICRYFMTIPEAVQLVLQAAVLGRGGEVLMLNMGEPVKIVDLAKELIKLSGYEVYKDIDIVFTGLRPGEKLFEELFIEGEEYEKTEHEKLFVVKNASKILPHKLSMNVELLCVAAARNDVKSIMLLLQELVSGYKVKTSENNFVSNVKTSNYSTSNSPETLLTKAEVQGV; the protein is encoded by the coding sequence ATGAGTAATCTATTTTTAAAATTACATCGGCACTTGCAAAAATATTTTCGTGGCTCTCATCAAGGCTTGCTGAATTTTAGGAACAAATATTTAATTATTCTTGATGCGGTTATCTTTGCTAATACGCCATTATTAGCATTGTTCCTGACTGCTGATAGCAAAATAGGGTTGCAAACCTATATATTTGACTTAGGCAGAGTCACAATAGTTTTTTTAATAGTCAAAATAGTTGTATTGTGGAATTTACGCTTTTATAACCTTTACTGGCGATACGCAAGCATTGAAGAGTTAATCAATTTGAGCTTTTCTATGGGTATTACGGTAGTTATTCAAAAATTAATCTTTTATAATTTAGATTTTCTGCCGTATTTTATTGCAGCTAAATTACCACCATCATTGCCCTTAGTGGATGGCTTACTTGCTTTTTTTCTTGTAGGTGGAGTACGTTTTAGTATTCGGATTTTAGAGAGGATTAATCAAAAGTATATAGGATTTTCTTTGCAAGAGCGTGTACTGATTATAGGTGCGGGTAATGCAGGCATTAGACTTGTAGAAGAAATGCAAAGAAATCCACAACTTGGTTTCAATCCTATTGCATTTATTGATGATGATCCGCGTAAACTACACGCCAAGATTCGCGGCATTTCAGTAGTAGGCGATCGCTACACTATTCCTGATGTTATACAATCATTACAAATTCAGAAAGTTATCATAGCTATGCCGACAGTTGCAGGTACAGTTATTCGAGAAATTGTAGATATTTGCAAAGCAACTGGTATCCAAACTAGCACTTTACCAGGAATACATGAAATCCTTAATGGTCGCGTCAGAGTAGACAGCATTCGAGACGTAAGAATTGAAGACTTACTAAGACGTGAACCAATACAAACAGATATTGAACAGGTATCCCAATTTCTCAAAGGTAAAGCCGTACTAATTACAGGTGCAGGTGGCTCAATTGGTAGCGAAATTTGCCGTCAAATTTGTAAATGTCGTCCTGCCGAAATCATGCTCATAGGACATGGAGAAAATTCTGTTTTCAATATTCATCAAGAATTAGAACAGTTAATCAAAATACTCAAAGAAGATGGCAAAGCTCAAGGATACACACCGCGTATACATACCTTCATCGCTGATATTCGGTTTCAAGAGCGACTTAAACACGCCTTTGAAAAATTTCGACCTGATGTAATTTTTCACGCAGCCGCACATAAACACGTTCCTTTAATGGAATTAAATTCCCCAGAAGCCATTACTAATAATGTGCTAGGTACAAAAAACCTCTTGGATATGGCATTAAAATATGATGTTCAAAATTTCGTGATGATTTCCACAGATAAAGCCGTCAATCCTACTAACATTATGGGGGCTAGTAAAAGAGTCGCAGAAATGTTAGTTCTACAGGCTGCCAAAGATAGTGGTAAATCTTATGTCGCTGTACGTTTTGGTAATGTTTTAGGTAGTCGTGGCAGTGTAGTACCTACCTTTAAAAAACAAATTACGGCTGGTGGGCCAATAACAGTCACTCATCCAGATATCTGCCGCTATTTTATGACTATTCCAGAAGCGGTGCAATTAGTTTTACAGGCAGCAGTGTTAGGTCGTGGTGGTGAAGTGTTAATGCTAAATATGGGTGAACCTGTAAAAATTGTAGACTTGGCTAAGGAACTCATTAAATTATCAGGATATGAAGTTTATAAAGACATTGACATAGTATTTACCGGTTTAAGACCAGGAGAAAAACTATTTGAGGAACTGTTTATTGAGGGAGAAGAATATGAAAAAACTGAGCATGAGAAGTTGTTTGTTGTCAAAAATGCTAGTAAAATCTTGCCCCATAAATTATCTATGAATGTAGAGTTATTATGCGTGGCGGCTGCTAGAAATGATGTCAAATCAATCATGTTGTTATTACAAGAATTAGTTTCAGGTTACAAAGTTAAAACTTCTGAAAATAATTTTGTATCAAATGTAAAAACCAGTAACTATTCAACTTCAAATTCACCAGAAACTTTATTAACCAAAGCCGAAGTACAAGGCGTTTAA
- a CDS encoding DoxX family protein, with translation MNKHKELLRVILAISLIIVGITHFAIPAPYVKIMPPQLPYPLELVYLSGFYEILGGIGLLVPPVSQAAAWGLIALFIAVFPANINQAINHIKIENIPYSDSNLFQVIRLPLQAVFIAWAWWYTKPSDREKQASLIPKSIIPRELQW, from the coding sequence ATGAACAAGCACAAAGAACTCTTACGCGTCATTTTGGCTATATCTCTGATCATAGTTGGTATTACACATTTTGCTATCCCCGCACCCTATGTAAAAATTATGCCACCACAACTTCCTTACCCGTTGGAGTTAGTTTATCTGAGTGGCTTTTATGAAATACTGGGTGGTATTGGTTTATTAGTCCCGCCTGTTAGTCAAGCTGCGGCTTGGGGATTAATTGCATTATTTATTGCAGTTTTCCCAGCAAATATTAACCAAGCCATAAATCATATTAAAATTGAAAACATACCTTATTCTGATTCAAATTTGTTTCAGGTAATTAGACTTCCCTTACAAGCAGTGTTTATTGCTTGGGCTTGGTGGTACACAAAACCTAGTGACAGAGAAAAACAAGCTTCTCTCATTCCTAAGTCAATAATTCCTAGAGAATTGCAATGGTAA
- a CDS encoding DUF4091 domain-containing protein, with the protein MFSISQGKRKFIYKFKILIWILGTTLALYTISSLGILANNSSSKVPLIWVSSPMERIGKTGKPESATEIQLYAARGEYESFQISIHAPNGGLTNVNISVSDLLNNNQVISQRNITLYREHYVYVSHPSLNEIGSNNPSLGRGWYADGLIPFVNPETQAELTGAELDAVPFNLKAGNNQPIWVDIFVPRDANPGQYQGTFTVTSNQGISTGKIRLKVWDFELPIKPSLNSEFDLYEHENKPEMIEILKHKIMPQAHHNPVDERELIDNWGLTSHRLPFWSGADFNNCSMTPPPSVDEIHKATTKHQSDLFLYARYADEIDRCSNLIAPVKQWARNFHNAGISTAMAIAPTPALYDDGSGTGRSAVDIWVVLPQMYDANPQRISQVMQKGDKVWFYNALVQDDYSPKWQIDFQPINYRIPHGFINQSLGLTGVLYWRVDLWTKKPWKDVQTYEQNYPGEGMLVYPGKQVGIKGIVPSMRLKWIREGVEDYEYIEILKRLGRQNWALKVSRSVGLNWKTWTRDHKILESARYQLGEEIEKLSRQSRLANISE; encoded by the coding sequence ATGTTTTCGATTTCTCAGGGTAAGAGAAAATTTATTTACAAGTTCAAGATTCTCATCTGGATTTTAGGGACGACTTTAGCCTTATATACCATTTCCAGTTTAGGAATATTAGCCAATAATTCCTCATCAAAAGTTCCCCTGATCTGGGTAAGTTCGCCTATGGAAAGAATAGGGAAAACGGGTAAACCAGAAAGTGCGACTGAGATTCAGCTTTATGCAGCCCGTGGGGAATATGAATCATTTCAGATTAGTATTCATGCACCAAATGGTGGTCTAACAAATGTGAATATTTCTGTGTCAGATTTATTGAATAATAATCAGGTAATTTCTCAGAGGAATATTACACTATACCGTGAACATTATGTTTACGTCAGCCATCCTAGTCTTAACGAAATAGGGAGTAATAACCCCTCTCTCGGTCGGGGATGGTATGCGGATGGACTGATCCCCTTTGTGAATCCTGAAACTCAAGCAGAGCTTACAGGGGCTGAATTAGACGCAGTTCCATTCAACCTCAAAGCTGGCAATAATCAACCTATTTGGGTAGACATATTTGTGCCGCGAGATGCTAACCCAGGACAATATCAAGGCACATTTACAGTTACCAGTAACCAAGGAATCAGCACAGGTAAAATCCGCTTAAAAGTTTGGGACTTTGAGTTACCTATCAAACCATCACTCAATTCAGAATTTGATTTATATGAGCATGAAAATAAACCGGAAATGATAGAAATCCTCAAACATAAAATCATGCCTCAAGCACATCACAATCCAGTAGATGAACGTGAATTGATTGACAACTGGGGACTCACTTCCCATCGTCTTCCTTTTTGGAGTGGGGCTGATTTCAATAATTGCTCTATGACACCGCCTCCTTCTGTGGATGAGATTCACAAAGCTACTACCAAACATCAATCCGATCTGTTTTTATACGCCAGATATGCCGATGAAATTGATAGGTGTTCAAATTTAATTGCACCTGTCAAGCAATGGGCGCGAAATTTTCATAATGCAGGTATCTCAACTGCTATGGCAATTGCTCCTACACCTGCGCTGTATGATGATGGTTCGGGAACTGGACGTTCAGCAGTAGATATTTGGGTGGTATTACCACAAATGTACGATGCAAATCCACAACGAATATCTCAGGTGATGCAAAAAGGAGACAAAGTTTGGTTTTACAACGCTTTAGTACAAGATGATTACTCTCCTAAATGGCAAATAGACTTTCAACCAATAAATTATCGGATTCCCCACGGCTTTATTAATCAAAGTTTAGGGCTAACAGGGGTGTTATATTGGCGAGTTGATTTATGGACAAAAAAACCCTGGAAAGATGTGCAAACTTATGAGCAGAACTATCCAGGGGAGGGAATGTTAGTCTATCCTGGAAAGCAGGTAGGAATTAAAGGAATTGTCCCTTCCATGAGGCTCAAGTGGATCAGAGAAGGGGTAGAAGATTACGAATATATCGAGATATTGAAACGCCTTGGCCGTCAGAATTGGGCATTGAAAGTTAGTCGTAGTGTAGGTCTTAATTGGAAGACATGGACACGCGATCACAAAATTCTGGAATCAGCCCGTTACCAATTAGGCGAGGAGATAGAAAAACTTTCTAGACAATCAAGATTAGCAAACATATCTGAGTAA
- a CDS encoding O-antigen ligase, with protein sequence MKNFEIWWLSIGIILTSATQMRLSSLPIGVGEVMLCIWMLFSIVKILIVKQHLITPTLKYICLFWMVGLASLTFGLSIADSRNLTSTTWYHDYFAFGFLFVFSICLTNSHFFYSQIHQMLDYAVSFSILVLSTIFLFPSSISFLTPWYEGVRFLGWSQNPNQLALLLSAVPFLSIHLFLTNSNVFARLKFLILIILCLIIGIATQSDALIFAWMIGFTVTILLNLYSWLNHKILSRRYIKSEIKVIWLLIIAVLLAIALLIFTEISYQGIYSASANVYDEGGQGSLRVTLWKNGLTAISASPLFGLGPGAHSGSTAPFLDFEAHNTFIDWGSSSGILGIIAYIAILGWIAWQVWNKQSFILLSAIVALIVFSSFHYVLRHPIFWFYLLGINSLTVQNHRSRYQISQN encoded by the coding sequence ATGAAAAATTTTGAAATTTGGTGGTTATCAATAGGGATTATCTTAACAAGTGCCACTCAAATGAGGCTAAGTAGCTTGCCGATTGGGGTAGGTGAAGTCATGTTATGTATTTGGATGCTATTTTCAATTGTCAAAATATTGATTGTCAAGCAGCACTTAATTACACCAACTTTAAAATATATTTGCTTGTTTTGGATGGTGGGTTTAGCTTCTCTTACCTTTGGTTTATCAATAGCAGACTCCAGGAATTTAACATCTACTACTTGGTATCATGACTATTTTGCCTTTGGCTTTTTATTTGTTTTTTCAATATGTCTGACTAATTCTCATTTTTTCTACTCGCAAATACACCAGATGCTTGATTATGCAGTGAGTTTTTCTATATTAGTCTTATCAACTATATTTTTATTTCCATCTTCTATATCGTTTTTAACACCTTGGTATGAAGGCGTGAGATTTCTGGGTTGGTCTCAAAATCCCAATCAGTTAGCCTTGTTATTAAGTGCAGTACCATTTTTGTCTATACATCTTTTTCTAACTAATAGCAATGTTTTCGCAAGATTAAAATTTTTAATTTTAATTATTTTGTGCTTAATTATAGGTATAGCAACACAATCGGATGCGTTAATTTTTGCATGGATGATTGGATTTACTGTAACTATCCTTCTAAATTTATATTCATGGCTCAATCACAAAATTTTATCGCGACGTTATATAAAATCAGAAATCAAAGTTATTTGGCTATTGATTATAGCCGTATTATTAGCTATTGCTTTATTAATTTTTACAGAAATTAGCTATCAAGGAATATATAGTGCTTCTGCCAATGTATACGATGAAGGTGGTCAAGGCAGCTTAAGAGTAACATTATGGAAAAATGGCTTAACAGCAATTTCTGCCTCACCTTTATTCGGTCTTGGCCCTGGCGCACATTCAGGTAGTACCGCCCCTTTTTTGGATTTTGAAGCACACAATACTTTTATAGATTGGGGTAGTAGTTCTGGTATTTTGGGAATAATCGCCTATATTGCAATACTAGGATGGATAGCTTGGCAAGTGTGGAATAAGCAATCATTTATCCTTTTAAGTGCCATTGTAGCATTGATAGTATTTAGTAGCTTTCATTATGTATTAAGGCATCCAATTTTTTGGTTTTATTTACTAGGAATCAATTCTTTAACTGTTCAAAATCACAGAAGTAGATATCAAATATCTCAAAACTAA
- a CDS encoding ureidoglycolate lyase, which yields MNKTKTVEKLQAQWISPENFQRYGQVIFPSRDGKTFDNEDAQLNLQNGTPRFYIMHLQKRGRKFHKITRHLQCTQCLGSLEGKDWLMAVCPPYNDLVEPVLAEIAAFRIPGNCFIKLNAGTWHAGPYFEHDFVDFYNLELADTNVVDHFTHDFLQSHQLEFEMI from the coding sequence ATGAATAAAACAAAAACAGTAGAAAAATTACAAGCACAATGGATTAGCCCAGAGAATTTTCAACGTTATGGGCAAGTCATTTTTCCTAGTCGTGATGGTAAAACTTTTGATAATGAAGACGCTCAATTAAACTTACAAAATGGCACACCGCGTTTTTATATTATGCACCTACAAAAGCGCGGACGAAAGTTTCATAAAATCACTCGTCATTTGCAGTGTACACAATGTTTAGGTTCTCTAGAGGGGAAGGATTGGCTCATGGCTGTTTGTCCTCCCTATAATGATTTAGTTGAGCCAGTGTTGGCAGAAATTGCCGCTTTTCGCATTCCTGGTAATTGTTTTATTAAGTTAAATGCGGGAACTTGGCACGCTGGGCCATATTTTGAGCATGATTTTGTAGATTTTTATAACTTAGAATTGGCTGATACCAATGTGGTAGATCATTTCACTCATGACTTTTTGCAAAGTCATCAATTGGAGTTTGAGATGATTTAA
- a CDS encoding oligosaccharide flippase family protein, translating into MLHREQQKGLVLQQYMSENQPITLRRNFSWTFIGNAVYAACQWGMLVVMAKFGSPEMVGQFSLGLAVTTPIIMFTNLQLRVIQATDAKKQYLFSDYLGLRLLSTAVALVIITSISFSGLYRGEISAIILLIAVARAFECISDVLYGLVQQQERMDRIGISQIIKGVLSLLFLYLGLYFTGQLVWGVTGLILAWAFVLLTYDIPSGILLLKDKTRLKPRLYIKTVGKLIKLCLPLGLVMMLIAFNSNIPRYFIEYHLGERELGLFAPIAYITYAGQTLEGALEQSTSSRLAQYYMNGQTKAFINLLLKLISLGLFIGVIATAMATVGGKLILSLLYTADYVKYSEIFVWFMVIMTVEYVASFLCYGLIAARYLRVQVPVLLTVTATSFISCLWLVPLYGVKGAVVSILIASIVRAIISALVILHAINKLTTVKPFYRN; encoded by the coding sequence TTGTTACATCGTGAGCAACAAAAAGGATTAGTTTTACAGCAGTATATGTCAGAAAATCAACCCATAACTCTACGACGTAACTTTTCTTGGACATTCATTGGTAATGCGGTTTACGCAGCTTGTCAATGGGGAATGTTGGTAGTCATGGCTAAATTCGGTAGTCCAGAGATGGTAGGACAGTTTAGCTTGGGACTGGCGGTCACGACACCTATCATTATGTTTACAAATCTGCAATTACGTGTCATTCAAGCCACCGATGCTAAAAAACAATATCTTTTCAGTGATTACTTGGGCTTGAGGCTACTGTCAACAGCTGTGGCATTAGTGATAATTACAAGCATTAGTTTCTCAGGATTATATCGCGGTGAAATATCCGCAATTATCTTATTGATTGCTGTGGCTAGAGCATTTGAATGTATTAGTGATGTCTTGTATGGACTCGTCCAGCAACAAGAACGGATGGATAGAATTGGGATATCACAGATTATTAAAGGTGTTTTATCACTACTATTTCTATATTTAGGATTGTATTTCACCGGACAATTAGTGTGGGGTGTGACGGGGTTAATTCTTGCTTGGGCTTTTGTTTTACTAACCTACGATATTCCTAGTGGCATATTGTTGCTCAAGGATAAGACGAGATTAAAACCAAGGCTGTATATCAAAACTGTTGGGAAGTTAATAAAACTCTGTCTACCCTTGGGGTTAGTCATGATGCTAATTGCATTTAATAGCAACATACCTCGTTATTTTATTGAATACCATTTAGGAGAGCGTGAACTGGGCTTATTTGCCCCGATTGCATACATCACCTATGCAGGACAAACTCTAGAAGGAGCATTAGAACAATCTACTAGCTCTCGACTGGCTCAATATTACATGAATGGACAAACAAAGGCCTTCATAAATTTGCTTTTGAAGTTAATTAGCTTGGGTTTATTCATAGGTGTAATTGCTACTGCTATGGCCACAGTGGGAGGAAAATTAATTCTGAGTTTGTTGTACACCGCAGACTATGTGAAATATTCCGAAATCTTTGTTTGGTTTATGGTAATCATGACAGTTGAATATGTTGCCTCTTTCCTCTGTTATGGTTTGATTGCGGCTCGTTACTTACGAGTGCAAGTACCTGTATTGCTCACCGTTACTGCTACCTCGTTCATTAGCTGCCTTTGGTTAGTACCACTCTATGGAGTTAAAGGAGCAGTAGTTTCCATACTGATTGCTAGTATTGTTAGAGCCATTATCAGCGCATTAGTGATATTACACGCTATCAACAAGCTGACTACTGTGAAGCCTTTTTACAGAAATTAA